A region of the Deltaproteobacteria bacterium genome:
ACCCACTGCTTAGGGCTTAGAGTGAAACTGTTTAATCCAGCTTGGTTTCTAAACCCGTCGAATTCGACGGGTTTGAAATTGGGGTTATTGAGGCGTTCCCAAATACCCAAGAATTCAAGAGTATTACGATTGCGAAGCCAGTTACGAATGATATCATCGGAGCCATCTTCGTTTTTATATCGAGCAATATCTGTCAAAGAGATGAAGTCTTCATCGTTGACTGTGCGGAGAGCGATTTCCCGATCTAAAACTTTTATCTTTCCCATTGAGCACCTCCCTGAGAAAAATCACCCATACAAGTGCTCACCAATTTCGTGGCGTTAAGAAAATGGTTCGCTTCCTCAAACCAGAACTCAACACCATCTTCGCGGTGAACAAAGTTCTCAAAGTTTCTATGAAGGCTTGTGATCAACTGTTTTTTCATTTTTCAATGTAGAAACGATATACCGTTTCCAAAAAGTAAGTTAAATATTTCACTTTTTGTAAATGGTATAACACGAAATTGAATTGAGTGAAATGATGATGAAATCGTTGGCTGACCCAGGCCATTAGTGCTTCCAAGAAGCGTGGCAAAATGCAAATTGTCGTTGGACTGCTTTGCGATTCTCATGGAGATCCTCTGTCTATTGAAGTTTTCCCCGGAAATACTGGAGACGCTTCGACCTTTTTTTCTCAAGTAAAAAAATTAGCTCATCGCTTTGGAGCAGAAAGCGTTACTTTGGTTGGCGACAGAGGAATGATTAAAGCTCCTCAGATTGCTGCCTTAAGTGAGCATGATTTTCACTACATTACGGCGATAACCAAGCCTCAAATTGAATCGTTGATCGTCCGCGGTGCTTTTCAGTATTCGTTCTTTGACGAGGATCTTTCCGAGGTAACTTATGAAACTGCTTTATTTTCAATTTGTGTCGAATGGCGGGGCGGACGGGACTTGAACCCGCGACCTCCAACGTGACAGGCTGGCGTTCTAACCAACTGAACTACCGCCCCGCATCATAGTAACTCGCAAGCATCTCTGTGTACCCCACCTTATGCACTTAAGGCAAGACCAAGAGGGAATCTCATTTTGGAAATGAGACGCGAAACAATGAGAAATTTGTGGTGGGCGGTGCAGGGCTTGAACCTGCGACCCTCGGCTTGTAAGGCCGATGCTCTCCCAGCTGAGCTAACCGCCCAATTAGACATTCTCAAACGCTACCTTATGAGGGCACTAAGGTTACCCAAATTGGGCAGAGATAGTCAACTCGTTTTTGTCTTTTTTTACGGGCGTGGTTTGGTCACGCCCGTAAAAAAATTCTTAGCCTCTTATCGAGCGCCGTTTCTATTGCGCGGATCGAATGGGCCAATACATGCGCCGTTTCCGCGTTCAAGGTATACATCTGGCTTGCCAGTTCTAGACTTAGCCTCTTCGGCCATCTTTGACCCATACCATAGCTTCCCGCATCCCCAACCAGAATACCATCGACCACCGTACTTGCCGCTGTATTCATAGAGGCCCATGGTAGTAAGTTCGCTGCCATCTGAAGCATATACGGATAAGCAACTGTCTCCAGGCTTGCTAGACGAAAAAAGCGCTGCCGGCCGGCCTTCGCGCGGATAACCGGAGTGATCCGAAGAAGGCTTCCAGAGGAATCCTTGTTTTACAGGAACAATCTGTTTGCAAACACTGCCCAGCTTGCCACTACTACTGCCGCCTCCTCCATTATTGTCAGTATTGTTGCCATCGCTGTCGTTAGCCTTCTGATCTGCGAGCAACATTCCTCGCCCATCCGGTCGCACTAAAGTGTCGCCTGTTAAGCCAAAGGAAATTAACGCGAGGTAATCTTGGAGCGCAAAGCGAACGAAATGCATATTTAGGCTTCCCGGAAGCTCTCTAGCAACGGCAATTTCCGCGTGCTGCGCTTGGGTAAAAAATCCCGTATATGGCGTATCAGTTGCTAAACCTAACAATAAACTGTGACTAATACCTAAGTCAGTATAATTGATATAGTGATTTAGAAAATGTGGATCTTTTCTGGATACGATAATGTCCGCCTTCCCATCTCCGCTAAAATCTGTAGGCGGAAGTGGAGTATCTGATGAAAAGCCCCAGGAAACAACTTTTGAGAACCCACCGCTAAGATCTCGTATGTACCAGGTAAAATAATTTCCCTCCTTTCGTGCTACCACTAGCTCGTCTACTCCGTCGCTCGTAAAATCGGCTGCAAAAATAGAGTCTCCCGCAATGCCCCACTGCAGTCCGTCATTGCCTCGCCCGTAAATATACCAGTAGAGAAGACCGTTTAAATTGCGAACTACAACCCGGTCAGTTCCACCAGAAATGCCGAATTTAGCTCCCAGAGGCGTGTCGTTAGCAAGCCCCCACTGGGTGACAGAGGCACTGCCGTCTAAAAGTCTTGAATACCAGTTCAGCAAACCATTTGTTTCGGTCCGAACTACTGTCGGCTCAAAACTTCCATCGGCGTTATAGTCGCCAGCTAGTAAAGTGTCGTTGCTTACGCCATTCGACAGACCGAAAAGCAACGGTTGACTTTCTGCTCCAGTCGCGTAGCGAATAAACCAGTGCCAATAGCCGTTAATAGACCTAGCAACGACGATGTCGGTCTTGCTATCAGCATCGTAGTCGCCTGGAACGGCTGCGCCACTTTGCGCAGGCTGAAGCAAGGAAAGCGCAGACAGGAAAAAAATTAAGCTAAGAGTTTTATTGTATTTCATCGTTCATGCCATAAGAGTTACTGCAGTTGTTGTTCTAATTAGTATACAATACGCACCAGCCAAGCCACCTCTAGCTTCAAGCAACAATAGGCGTACGCACAAAAGTTTGGTTAGCTTAATACAACTTAAACTATTATGCATTGGAAATATTCTTATTTGCCGCATGGTTTAGTGCTTGTTTTTGAAGGCAAGGTACTCGTGCTTAAAAATGCGCCAAAAAACTTCGACTGAACTTCCCCTTTTCCCAAATGTAGTGAACGGCCCCGTTGAACTGAGTAGAAAGTCGCGCAAACTTTTAGCTGGATATTCAGCCGAAATAATTTCAGGAACTACGATGCCATAACTACCTATGTAGTCTTCCTCTCCTCTAGGCGGTAATGGATCCGAGCCGGAAAGTATTTTTCGCCCCAACGATTCGCCCCGGCGCATGAGATTAGGTTTAGGCCATATTGTTGGGCGCAAAGTTGTATCCCCTAGAAAAAGTTTAGGAAAATCCTTTGAAGCAATGAGCGACCGAATTATTTCACCTCGTCTAAAAAACCATTTTCCAGGAGCCCAGTTGATAGCGCAAATGCCGTTAGCTTGCTGAACCTGCTGATATACTTCGCTAAAAGAAAGGCCATCTGCTAAACGCAAGTTAGAGGCGAGGGCCAATACCTCTATTCGCTCGCTAGTAACAATTTGCCTTCCCGCAACTATTATTAATTCCCTTCGCTCGCTCCCATGGCGTTCCTTGCTCATGAGTTCTAATCTAAGCGAACAGTTCTCTTTGGTAGGCCTTATTTTATACGTAGAGGGGGAATCGCCCTCGGGCAATTTGTTTATTAGCTCATCGAAGAAAAAACAGTCATGTCTTTCTGTTAAGCATAAAATTTTAGTCGTTTTCGAAGGAAGCTCCGCCGATACCCTGGCAGTTTCCAACTTAGTCCAGGCCATTTCTAAAGCCAGAGAAATGTCGTACGTGGGGTAAAAGTGAACGTGACAGTCGCAAATAGCCGACATTATTAATTTTTCCTATGCTCCATGGTTTTACTCACTTGAATATTGGCATAAAATCCACTATCATCCTTATAGTATTTTTTAAAAATAGCTAACATTTGTATTGTATTCATACGCCGCATAAACAATACTCTTGGCTTTTCCGTTTCGCCTATCGGCGAAGCGAGCTGTGCTAATCAGAAAAAACCAAAAAATTTTTCTACGTGGCACAACTGCTCAATTCCTGCAATTGCTTAGGGTTGATTATTATTATGAATCTGATTGCTTCGTCTATCCCCGTCGGTAGCAAGGTGCTGATAACTGGTGCAACTGGTTTTACAGGCCATGTGCTTGCAGAAAAACTTTGTGCAATGGGTTTAAGCGTTAACGCAATTGCGCGCGAGAGTTCTAAGTTGGATTCTTTGGCAGAGCTTCCCATTAAGTGGTATCGCGGGAATGTTTATGACGAAGCTCTCATTAAAGAGGCTATGTCAGAGGTAAATTATGTCTTTCATGTAGCAGCCGCCTTTCGCGAAGCAAAAATTGCTCAAGAAGAATATTCGCGCGTTCACGTTCTAAGCACAAAACTGCTGGCCGAGGAGGCTGTTAAACAAGAGTCATTTAGGCGTTTTGTTCATGTCTCAACTATGGGCGTACATGGGCATATTGAGAATCCGCCGGGCGACGAGAGTTCGCCCTATGCGCCAGGGGATGAATATCAACGCACAAAGCTTGAGGCGGAGGTTTGGTTAAGGGGTTTTGCAGAAAAAAATTCTTTGCCATTTACTATCATTCGGCCAACGGGAATCTTTGGTCCAGGTGATAAGAGATTGTTAAAAGTTTTTAAAATGGCGGCCTGGCCTTATTTCCCAATTCTCGGGAAGGGAAAGTGTCTATATCATCTCATTCATGTAGACGATTTGACTGATGCGATACTGCTAGCAGCTTTGAACGAAAAGGCGCTAGGAGAAGCAATAATCGTAGGTAACGAGCAATCTATTCCACTCGAAGACATCGTGCAAGTTGTGGCAAGTGAAATAGGTTCCCATCCTCGCGTTCTGAGGATTCCAGTTGGCCCATTTTTCGTCCTTGCAGATATTTGTGAAGCCTTGTGTAAGCCTTTTGGCATAGAGCCGCCTATATATCGTCGCCGCGTCGCCTTTTACACTAAGGATCGCTCCTTTTCTACGAAGAAAATGCAGAATGTTTTACAGTTTACGCCGAAGTTTTCTAACGAAGAAGGTTTGCGCGCTACTGCTCGTTGGTACGTAGCACAAGGTCTGTTGAGATCGAAAACTACACTGGCAGATGTACGAAAAGGGTGTCAGTCGCAAAATGAACAAGTAAGTGCTCAAATGAAAGACGGAGAAGAGAGGTTAAGGGGAAATGATAAACTCTATTAGTTTATTGGGGTCGTCTTCTGGCAGAAATGCTGGAGATGCTGCGCTGTTATCGGGAATTATGGATGAGGTCGATGCAGCTTGCAAGCGGCGCCTTCACTACGAGATTCCTACGAGCCGTCCAGCTTTTATCAGTGCTAACTATCAGAATGACGTTACTGCCGTGTCAATGCTTCCGTGGTGCGGGTCATTAAATATGTTAGGCATTCCCACTTTGCGTTCACTTAGGAGGTGCGAACTTTCCTTAATTTTTGATAATATTTTATTCGATCGCTCCTTGTATAATCCGCTTTTTAACTACATGTCGACGTTAAGAGTACTTTTACCGCAAGCCCTCAAGCGAGGGGCAAAAATGGCTTTTTATAATGTCGGCGTCGGGCCTTTTGACTGTAGTGCGGGGAAACGGATGGTAAGAGAATTAGCTGATATGGCTAGTTTTATAACGGTAAGAGACCAGGGTTCTCTAGAGACACTTCTCGATGTTGGAGTTTCCCGCGAACGCATGCTGTTAACCGCCGATGCTGCCCTTACCGTAAAATCTTCACCTAAGGAAAGATGCCAAAAGATAATTCGCAATTTGGGATTAGACCCGGAGAAGGAGATTTTGGCGGTAAATGTAAACAGGTATATCGATACTTGGGCACGTCCGAAGAGACCCTCTATGGGCGCTAAGAAATTTGTCGAGACGTATCAAAATGCACTTAGCAAAATCGCTAAGGAACTCGACGTGCAAATGCTATTTGTCACTACTCAGCATCACGACCGAGATATTACTAAGGCAGTAATGGAGGGAGTAAATTCATCTAAGCCGGTTTGCGAAATAAATAACGCCGACTATAGCCATTACGACGTAAAAGGGGTGCTTGGCCAAGTGTCTTTGTTGTTTGCAATGCGCCTCCACGCAATGATTCTTGCAACCTCAGAATTAACGCCTACGCTGGGGCTAGCTTATCAGCCAAAATGCAAATACTATTTCGATACGCTAAAACTTAGCGAACATATGCTTCCCTTTTCGCAGTTTAGCGAATCAGCTCTAGTAAGCCACGTAGTCGAGGGCTGGAGGGCTAGAAGCGAGATAAGAAAATGCCTTAACGCCGTAATTCCGGTTCTAAAGAACCATGCCCGCCGTGCAGCGGTATTGGTGAGTGCGTTAGAACATGAGCGCGAGTTTGCAAGTTTCTGGGAGTCGTTTCAGGAAAGTGCGCAGAAAGGAGTGGCTTGTGGTTAAAGTATGAGAGACGTTCTTCGCAGTGCGCCTAGAATTTTGTTTATTTCTCCTCAGCCGTTTATGGCTGATAGGGGGAGTCCTTTGCGGGTTAAAAATACCGTTGAGGTAATTACATCGTTTGGTTTTGAAGTAGATTTACTTAGCTACCCCTTAGGCAGTGACGTCTGTATCAACGGAGTTCGCATTTATCGCGGCTTTAAAATCCCATTAGTAAAAAAAGTTCCGATTGGGCCGTCTTTTCGCAAGTGTGCGCTCGACTTGGCATTATTTTTTAGGGCTATGTCGCTGCCGAGAAAGAATGCGTACGTGGCAATTCATGGCATTGAAGAGGCCGCGATTATTGCCGCTACTTTGGCAAGGAAACACGAGATCCCGTATTTCATGGATATGCATTCGGCTATGCGAGAGCAGCTTGAAAAATCGAGGTTTTATGGTTCGCCGCCAATAGTGCAGCGCTTTGATAAGATTGAAGCTTGGTGCATTCGCAATTCTTCTGGGGTAGTAACGGTAGCAGATGCAATGACCGAGCGCTCTCGTTCTATAGCGCCTAAAGTTCCCGCCTATACTGCAACGGATTTGCCATTTAGTTCCGAGGTTCCTCACACGAGCTATCTGGAAAGTAGGATACGTAGAGAACTAAATCTAGATGACGCGAAACTCATGCTCTATACCGGAAATCTCGCTTCTTATCAGGGCATTGAATTCTTGATCAGGGCCTTTGCCAATTATTGCTCGCGTCAGTCGGAAACCGCTTGTGATAAACAAAAAAAACGGGTTGTATTAGCCATTGTCGGTGGAGGCACAGAAGAGGAAAGGACTTTATTGTCGTATATGGCTCTAGCGCAAAAACTAGGAGTGGCCGACGATGTTCGCTTTCTTGGGTTTAAGCCATCTAGTGAGGTACCGCACTATTTGCAAGTTGCCGATATATTGGTTTCGCCTCGACTTAGCGGAAGTAATACGCCGCTAAAAATTTACAGCTATATGGCTGCTGAAAAGCCAATACTGGCGTCTAGGATATTGTCGCATACGCAAGTTCTTTCCGACGAATGTTCCTATCTCTTCGACCTCGATGAGGAGAGTTTTTGCGAAGCACTAACGCAGTCTCTGGACTCATCTGCGATAGCGTTTGCTCGCAGAAAACAGCTGATACAAAAAAGTAAGGAACTAGTAGAAACGCGATTTGGCTTTGCCAATTTTAGGCAAGCACTTTATGAGCTTTATAAGCCAATTATGCATCTAGTTGATGTCGAGGCTCTGTCCAGTTTTGATAATTCCCAGCAAGTGGCCTATGCCAGCGAAAGCTGACTAATGTGTGGTGTTTTCGGAAAAAAATTATCTTTTTTTTAAAGATGTGGATTGGCAGCCCTGGCTGAACCTTTGTGAGGGGCGCATAATAAAACAAATGGAACTTTCTGTAGCTTCAAATTTTGACGATGAGCTTATTCTAAGGCTTAAAGATTATCCCGTTGTGGAAGTTTATGGCAAGCTCACGTCGGATATAGTCGGCGGTGGGCGCTCGAGTTATATGCTAGCTCCGACTGACAGAAAGAAGCTAGCTAGGCATGTTGCTTTAGCGAAGCAGAATGGCATCGGCTTTAATTATCTCCTAAATGCTGCTTGCTTGGACAACATAGAAACGACTCGGCGTGGCCAAAAGGCTATTAGGGAATTATTAGATTGGGTTTCGTCAATAGAGGTTAGCGCGGTGACCCTTAGCAATCCATTGCTATTAAGGATTGTTAAGAAGAATTATCCGCAGCTTAATGTCAGGGTGTCGGTCTTTGCAAATGTCGACCATCCCCGCAAGGCAAAGTATTGGGAGGATTTGGGAGCAGATGTAATTTGTCTGGATTCTCTAACCGTAAACAGGGAGTTTAAGACGCTTAAGCAGCTTCGAAAAAGCGTTAGCTGTGAGCTCGAGCTATTGGCAAATAATAATTGCTTGCAGTCTTGTTCTCTTTCGCCCACGCATATGACTCTTCTGGCCCATAGCTCTCAATCAAAGCACGTAAACAAGGGGTTTGTAATCGATCACTGCTTACTCGAGTGCTCCAAGCTTAAGCTAAAAGATCCCGTCAATTACATTCGCTCGGATTGGATAAGGCCAGAAGACATTCATTGTTACGAGGAAATAGGATTTAAGCGATTCAAGTTAGTAGAGAGGAATTTGCCTACTGCGGTTATGGTCAATCGAGTAAAGGCCTATAGCGAGAGGAAGTACGAAGGAAATTTAATCGATTTAATTCAACCCTATGGGCATCAGCAGAAAAATGGCGCTACCACCGGTGCAGCCGGTGCGAGCAGTGGGAAGGATGAAGAGGTTTTTAGAGGTGGTGGCGCTAGTAAGAAAGCCTTGCTGTGGCGGCTAAAATTTCTGTTGCGGCCTTTTAAGGTAAACGTGTTCAAGCTAAATTCTATTCGCAAGTTAAGTGAGCGAAAGGGAATGCTCACGGCAATAAAAGGGGATGCGCCGGTATACATAGATAATCGCAGTTTAGATGGTTTTATCGATAGATTCTTAAAAGTCGGATGTAGAGATGTCGATTGCGAGCATTGCAGGTATTGTCACGACGTTGCTGGTAGAGCTGTAAAGATAGATTCGTCGTACAAAAGCGATTGTTTGGCGCTGCATGAGGCTATTGATAAGGATTTAGAGACTGGCAGTATGTGGAATTATGTAAAAAGTAACTGAGAGAGAAGAAAGAGAGGGGACGTGAATGTTAGAGCGCGTTAGAAGGTTGTTAATTGGCTTATTTGTGGTTTTTTGCTGGCCAGCAAATAGTTTTGGCGATGAGACTTTTTGGAACTTACCACAGGATTTAAGCGCTAAGAACACCAATATTACATTTGAGGTGGATACGACCTGGCATAAAGTTCATGGAGTAGCTGAGGCAGTTAATGGCAAGGTATGGTTAGAAGATTTGGGGAATTATTCCTCGGTTAGGGGAGAAGTAGTGATTCCGGTTGAGAAACTCGATACCGACAATGGGCCTCGCGACAAGAAGATGCGTAATGTAATGGCCGCTTCTACATATCCGCAGATTAAGTTTAGTTTAAGCTCCGTGGATGGTTTATGTCCGTTAGAGGTTTTAGAAAATCAAAAGCAGTGCGATTTAACATTGAAGGGTAAGCTTAGTATTAGAGATGTAGAGCAAGAGATGCTTATTCTGGGCTCTTTAAGCAAAGTTAACGGCAAATACCGCGTTAGTGGGAAGTTTGGCATTGATTGGAGTGCTTTTGGCGTGGAGGATCCCTCCATTATAATTGCGCGCGTTAAGCGGGATGTTGAGATAACTTTTCAGCTCGACTTATAATGCGCTAGCGGAATATTGCCAAATGGCTTTTATCCACACAATTGAAACATTAGTTCCAAAACATTGCTATTCTCAAGCAGAGGCCGAGGAAGCTATGATGCGTTTTACTCGCGATACAAAGGCGCATCGATACATTGGAGCCATTTATAAGGAATCTGGGATTCTAAAGCGATACAGCGTAGTTCCTAATTTTAACGCAATTGGCGATACGAGTTTTTTCCCCAAATGGGATAACGGCCTTCCCTCGGAGCCGTCTACAGGTGCTAGAAACGACATTTTTATTCGCGAGGCGGAACCATTGGCAGTCGATGTGGCAAGAGCGGCAGTGGATGGATGCCGTGGAATAGAGAGCGCAGATATTACGCATTTAATTACTGTGTCCTGTACGGGTTTTTATAATCCAGGTCTAGATATTGCAATTATGCGGGCGCTAAATTTGCGAGGCACTGTGTGGCGCTATCACTTAGGCTTCATGGGTTGTTATGGCGCGTTCCCGGCTATGAGCATGGCCGCACAATTTTGTGCCGCGGATAGCAGTGCAAGAGTGCTCGTCGTATGCGTGGAGCTCTGTTCGCTGCATCTGCAAATTTCTAGTGAGATGGATGTGTTGGTTGCTAATGCGGTTTTTGCCGATGGAGCTGCGGCAGCAATAATAAGTGCCGTGCCTCCGGTCTCGCCTGCTTTTTTTGAGCTCGGTGCTATTGCAAATGTGCTCGTACCAAATAGCGAAGGAGAGATGGCGTGGCGCATCGGCGATAATGGTTTCTCAATTCTCCTATCGAAATACGTTCCGCGCATCATTGGCGCAAACATTCGACCAGTTATAGCGAGTGCGCTAGGAGTAGATTGGCATGGAGTAGAATCAGTTGATACTTGGGCTGTGCATCCAGGCGGGAAGTCCATTCTCGACAAGGTAGAGGAGAGTTTAGGGCTCGTGTCCTCACAGATTGCCGCTTCCCGGGAAGTTTTGCGCCAATATGGCAATATGAGTAGTGCTACCATACTGTTTGTGCTTAAGGAGATTCTAGAAAGGCAGAGCGATTCTGAGCGAGAGGAGGTATGTGCTTTAGCGTTCGGGCCAGGGCTAACGGTGGCATGTGGAATGCTTACGGCTAGGAGAGAGCGTTAAATGGCTAGTAGGAGGGGTGTTAAGCATGAGCTGGGGACTCCTGAGGGAAAGAGGTTATATAACGAGCGGCATTTTAGCGAGGCTGCGTCGCGCTATGACATTGGCACAAAGCTTTTATCTTTGGGGCTAGACTCTTATTGGAAACGCACTTTAGTGAGTGCTTTGCCGTTACTTGCAGAGCCTATATGCATAGACCTAGCGTGCGGAACTGGCGACATTGCATTTCTCTTGGCTAAGAAATATCCACAGGGGCAGATTTTAGGCCTAGACATTACTCCGCGCATGCTAGAAGTTGCAAACAAGCGCAATAGTTTTAAGAACGTTAAATTCGAGCAACAAGATATTGGCGACCTAAAAGTTAAAAAGGGGACTGCTGACATTATTACGGCAAGTTATGCCATTCGCAATGCTCCGGATTTGGCTGAAACACTTCGCCAAATTCACAACATACTAAAGCCCGGCGGCACGGCAGCCTTTCTAGACTTCGCTAAGCCAGTCAATCGATGTTTGCAAGTAATGCAGTATT
Encoded here:
- a CDS encoding transposase, whose amino-acid sequence is MQIVVGLLCDSHGDPLSIEVFPGNTGDASTFFSQVKKLAHRFGAESVTLVGDRGMIKAPQIAALSEHDFHYITAITKPQIESLIVRGAFQYSFFDEDLSEVTYETALFSICVEWRGGRDLNPRPPT
- a CDS encoding VCBS repeat-containing protein, which encodes MKYNKTLSLIFFLSALSLLQPAQSGAAVPGDYDADSKTDIVVARSINGYWHWFIRYATGAESQPLLFGLSNGVSNDTLLAGDYNADGSFEPTVVRTETNGLLNWYSRLLDGSASVTQWGLANDTPLGAKFGISGGTDRVVVRNLNGLLYWYIYGRGNDGLQWGIAGDSIFAADFTSDGVDELVVARKEGNYFTWYIRDLSGGFSKVVSWGFSSDTPLPPTDFSGDGKADIIVSRKDPHFLNHYINYTDLGISHSLLLGLATDTPYTGFFTQAQHAEIAVARELPGSLNMHFVRFALQDYLALISFGLTGDTLVRPDGRGMLLADQKANDSDGNNTDNNGGGGSSSGKLGSVCKQIVPVKQGFLWKPSSDHSGYPREGRPAALFSSSKPGDSCLSVYASDGSELTTMGLYEYSGKYGGRWYSGWGCGKLWYGSKMAEEAKSRTGKPDVYLERGNGACIGPFDPRNRNGAR
- a CDS encoding NAD(P)-dependent oxidoreductase — encoded protein: MNLIASSIPVGSKVLITGATGFTGHVLAEKLCAMGLSVNAIARESSKLDSLAELPIKWYRGNVYDEALIKEAMSEVNYVFHVAAAFREAKIAQEEYSRVHVLSTKLLAEEAVKQESFRRFVHVSTMGVHGHIENPPGDESSPYAPGDEYQRTKLEAEVWLRGFAEKNSLPFTIIRPTGIFGPGDKRLLKVFKMAAWPYFPILGKGKCLYHLIHVDDLTDAILLAALNEKALGEAIIVGNEQSIPLEDIVQVVASEIGSHPRVLRIPVGPFFVLADICEALCKPFGIEPPIYRRRVAFYTKDRSFSTKKMQNVLQFTPKFSNEEGLRATARWYVAQGLLRSKTTLADVRKGCQSQNEQVSAQMKDGEERLRGNDKLY
- a CDS encoding polysaccharide pyruvyl transferase family protein — translated: MINSISLLGSSSGRNAGDAALLSGIMDEVDAACKRRLHYEIPTSRPAFISANYQNDVTAVSMLPWCGSLNMLGIPTLRSLRRCELSLIFDNILFDRSLYNPLFNYMSTLRVLLPQALKRGAKMAFYNVGVGPFDCSAGKRMVRELADMASFITVRDQGSLETLLDVGVSRERMLLTADAALTVKSSPKERCQKIIRNLGLDPEKEILAVNVNRYIDTWARPKRPSMGAKKFVETYQNALSKIAKELDVQMLFVTTQHHDRDITKAVMEGVNSSKPVCEINNADYSHYDVKGVLGQVSLLFAMRLHAMILATSELTPTLGLAYQPKCKYYFDTLKLSEHMLPFSQFSESALVSHVVEGWRARSEIRKCLNAVIPVLKNHARRAAVLVSALEHEREFASFWESFQESAQKGVACG
- a CDS encoding glycosyltransferase, whose product is MRDVLRSAPRILFISPQPFMADRGSPLRVKNTVEVITSFGFEVDLLSYPLGSDVCINGVRIYRGFKIPLVKKVPIGPSFRKCALDLALFFRAMSLPRKNAYVAIHGIEEAAIIAATLARKHEIPYFMDMHSAMREQLEKSRFYGSPPIVQRFDKIEAWCIRNSSGVVTVADAMTERSRSIAPKVPAYTATDLPFSSEVPHTSYLESRIRRELNLDDAKLMLYTGNLASYQGIEFLIRAFANYCSRQSETACDKQKKRVVLAIVGGGTEEERTLLSYMALAQKLGVADDVRFLGFKPSSEVPHYLQVADILVSPRLSGSNTPLKIYSYMAAEKPILASRILSHTQVLSDECSYLFDLDEESFCEALTQSLDSSAIAFARRKQLIQKSKELVETRFGFANFRQALYELYKPIMHLVDVEALSSFDNSQQVAYASES
- a CDS encoding U32 family peptidase, with translation MELSVASNFDDELILRLKDYPVVEVYGKLTSDIVGGGRSSYMLAPTDRKKLARHVALAKQNGIGFNYLLNAACLDNIETTRRGQKAIRELLDWVSSIEVSAVTLSNPLLLRIVKKNYPQLNVRVSVFANVDHPRKAKYWEDLGADVICLDSLTVNREFKTLKQLRKSVSCELELLANNNCLQSCSLSPTHMTLLAHSSQSKHVNKGFVIDHCLLECSKLKLKDPVNYIRSDWIRPEDIHCYEEIGFKRFKLVERNLPTAVMVNRVKAYSERKYEGNLIDLIQPYGHQQKNGATTGAAGASSGKDEEVFRGGGASKKALLWRLKFLLRPFKVNVFKLNSIRKLSERKGMLTAIKGDAPVYIDNRSLDGFIDRFLKVGCRDVDCEHCRYCHDVAGRAVKIDSSYKSDCLALHEAIDKDLETGSMWNYVKSN
- a CDS encoding YceI family protein is translated as MLERVRRLLIGLFVVFCWPANSFGDETFWNLPQDLSAKNTNITFEVDTTWHKVHGVAEAVNGKVWLEDLGNYSSVRGEVVIPVEKLDTDNGPRDKKMRNVMAASTYPQIKFSLSSVDGLCPLEVLENQKQCDLTLKGKLSIRDVEQEMLILGSLSKVNGKYRVSGKFGIDWSAFGVEDPSIIIARVKRDVEITFQLDL
- a CDS encoding type III polyketide synthase, translating into MAFIHTIETLVPKHCYSQAEAEEAMMRFTRDTKAHRYIGAIYKESGILKRYSVVPNFNAIGDTSFFPKWDNGLPSEPSTGARNDIFIREAEPLAVDVARAAVDGCRGIESADITHLITVSCTGFYNPGLDIAIMRALNLRGTVWRYHLGFMGCYGAFPAMSMAAQFCAADSSARVLVVCVELCSLHLQISSEMDVLVANAVFADGAAAAIISAVPPVSPAFFELGAIANVLVPNSEGEMAWRIGDNGFSILLSKYVPRIIGANIRPVIASALGVDWHGVESVDTWAVHPGGKSILDKVEESLGLVSSQIAASREVLRQYGNMSSATILFVLKEILERQSDSEREEVCALAFGPGLTVACGMLTARRER
- a CDS encoding class I SAM-dependent methyltransferase — protein: MASRRGVKHELGTPEGKRLYNERHFSEAASRYDIGTKLLSLGLDSYWKRTLVSALPLLAEPICIDLACGTGDIAFLLAKKYPQGQILGLDITPRMLEVANKRNSFKNVKFEQQDIGDLKVKKGTADIITASYAIRNAPDLAETLRQIHNILKPGGTAAFLDFAKPVNRCLQVMQYWLLRFWGSLWGIILHGDPQIHGYISDSLPAYLDTRALGKLLEQTGFQVVKRRRFLLGMMEMIVLTKFGGS